A window of the Myxococcales bacterium genome harbors these coding sequences:
- a CDS encoding D-glycerate dehydrogenase produces MTSRLPEGAPSWRGWIAEHALREPADEAWPRARWLAEVADAEALVCLLGDRIDREVLAAAPRLRVVANYAVGYDNVDVAAAAAAGVVVTNTPDVLTEATADFTWALILATARRLGEGERLVRAEQWTGWSPDFLLGTELGGRTLGLIGLGRIGRAVARRARGFGMAVVAADSRPGRRGADADGVRWVDLDELYACADVVSLHCPLTPATRGLIDAAALARMRPGALLINTARGGCVDEAALADALVAGRLGGAGLDVFAAEPAIDPRLRAAPRTVLAPHLGSATTTARVRMAELCISAVADVLAGRVPPNRVAT; encoded by the coding sequence ATGACCTCGCGGCTGCCGGAGGGCGCGCCGTCCTGGCGCGGCTGGATCGCCGAGCACGCGCTGCGCGAGCCCGCGGACGAGGCCTGGCCGCGGGCGCGCTGGCTGGCCGAGGTGGCAGACGCCGAGGCGCTGGTGTGCCTGCTCGGCGATCGGATCGACCGCGAGGTCCTGGCGGCGGCCCCGCGCCTGCGGGTCGTCGCGAACTACGCGGTCGGCTACGACAACGTCGACGTCGCGGCGGCCGCGGCGGCCGGCGTGGTCGTGACCAACACGCCCGACGTCCTGACCGAGGCCACGGCCGACTTCACCTGGGCGCTGATCCTGGCCACCGCGCGCCGGCTGGGGGAGGGCGAGCGGCTGGTGCGCGCCGAGCAGTGGACGGGCTGGTCGCCGGACTTCTTGCTCGGCACCGAGCTGGGCGGCCGCACGCTCGGGCTGATCGGCCTGGGGCGCATCGGTCGGGCCGTGGCGCGGCGCGCGCGCGGGTTCGGGATGGCGGTGGTGGCGGCCGACAGCCGGCCCGGGCGGCGCGGCGCCGACGCCGACGGCGTGCGCTGGGTCGACCTCGACGAGCTCTACGCCTGCGCCGACGTCGTGTCGCTGCACTGCCCGTTGACGCCGGCCACCCGGGGGCTGATCGACGCCGCGGCGCTGGCGCGGATGCGGCCGGGCGCGCTGCTGATCAACACCGCGCGCGGCGGCTGCGTCGACGAGGCCGCGCTGGCCGACGCGCTCGTCGCCGGGCGCCTGGGCGGCGCCGGCCTGGACGTGTTCGCGGCCGAGCCGGCGATCGACCCGCGGCTGCGCGCGGCGCCGCGGACCGTCTTGGCGCCGCACCTGGGATCCGCTACGACTACGGCACGCGTGCGCATGGCCGAGCTCTGTATCTCCGCGGTCGCTGACGTCCTGGCCGGGCGCGTGCCGCCCAACCGGGTGGCAACGTGA